A single genomic interval of Solimonas sp. K1W22B-7 harbors:
- a CDS encoding response regulator transcription factor, producing MTGIRYRPSPDLIERLTKRELEVLDYLSQGRNSSEIAAGTGVTVHTVKHHLRNIYAKLGVGTRLQAVIRYRDLLGRM from the coding sequence ATGACAGGTATCAGATATAGACCCAGCCCCGATTTGATCGAGCGGCTGACAAAGCGTGAACTCGAGGTCTTGGACTATCTATCCCAAGGCCGTAATAGCTCGGAGATTGCCGCGGGAACAGGGGTGACGGTGCATACCGTCAAGCATCACCTCAGAAACATATATGCAAAGCTTGGAGTAGGCACTAGGCTCCAGGCAGTTATCCGTTACCGCGATCTTCTGGGCCGCATGTAG